The Salvelinus sp. IW2-2015 linkage group LG4q.2, ASM291031v2, whole genome shotgun sequence genome includes the window GCAACGGCTGCTTGTCTGTCTGGAAAGGACTAAAATACATGACCAACTACAAACCTAAAGCTCCCCCGGCAGCAGATGACCCCCTCACTGACAAATAAACTAAACCAACTTTATTTCAGATTTGACTCACAAAGGCTTTTCAATCACAAAGCCAATAACACCCACATCTCCCTCCTTGCCACTTCCCACTCTTACCCGATTGctactctcaccctccctccccattctttcaggttcctctctctctaggtctATGCCATCCCAGGaaccccccaccctccctcccccagccTTCCCAAGGCCGCCCTCCACTTCCCCACCACTTGTCATCACAGAGCAGGAGGTCAACAGACTCTTTAGAAAACAGAACAGCAGGAAGGGCGTGCCGGCCAGATAAGGTATCTTCATGCGCCCACACTTAAGCTTGCACTGACCAGCTCTCCCTGGTTTCGCACGGACGTATTTCAACCAGTCAGTAGAGCAATGCACTGTTCCTGCCTGTTTCAAATCTTCATCGTTGTTCCAGTCCGAAGAAACAAAAGATGTCCTGCCAGAACGACTACAGAACTGTAGCGCTCCCCTCACTCATCATGAAAATCTTTGAGCTCCTGGTTCTGTCTCATCACAAAACCAGCACTACTCGACCCCACTGCAGTTCGCCTACAGAGCCAACAGGTTGTTGGACGAAGCTGTCAACTTAAGCTCTGcgttcaacaccatcatcccagaactgCTACAAGACAAACTCTCCCAGCTGAACATGTTCAGCTCCATCtgtcaggccaaagtgttcaatctggtttcatcagaccagagatcttgttttctcatggtctgagagtcctttaggtgccttttggcaaactccaagcgggctgtcattgcctttttactgaggagtggcttccgtctggccacgctaAAGGCCATGATGTTTGgaggttctgcagagatggttgtccttccggaaggtcaaacccatttccacagaggaactttggagctctgtcagagtgaccatcggattcttggtcaattccctgaccaaggcccttctcccctgattctCAGTTTGGGCTGGGGccagtctaggaagagtcttggtggttccaaacttcttccatttaagatgatgaaggccactgtgttcttggggaccttcaggtctgcagaaattgtttgcgtacccttccccagatctgtgcctcgacacaatcctgtcttggagctctatggacaattccttcgacctcatggcttggtttatgctctgacatgcactgtcaactgtgggactatAGCGCTATGCTCACTCTACTTAGTTGtataaaatgtacagtaccagtcaaaagttggacacacctactcattcaatggtttttctttattttactattgtctacattgtagaatagtgaagatgtcaaaaactatgaaacaaaacacaagtaataaaatcatgtttaaaccaaaaaatatattaaatcaaaatatattttatattgagattcttcaaagtagccaccctttgcctgatgacagctttgcacactcttggcattctctcaacccagcttaatgaggaattcttttccaacagtcttgaacgagTTCCCACATATCCCTGACACTGTTGGTTGCTTTTCCCTCAGCTCtgccggtccaactcatccaaacaaTTGACATTGGAGCATATGAGAGTCCCGGGTGATTGTGAGGGCCAGTGAGTACGATGCAAGCATCCATACTACTCATTTTCGGTATAGGCCCTtacaagcctggaggtgtgttttggttcatCTGTCCTGTTAAAAACATAGAATCCCACATAAGCGGACCAACCCAGGATGGATGGAGTATTGCCTGCAGAAGttgtgtagccatgctggttaggtgtgccaTTGAATTCTAATAAATCCACTGACATGGCTTGcacgcagcaaagcaccccactaCCGTGCCCATCACAccgtcctcctccatgcttacGGTGGACCACACATTCGGAGATTCATTCGTTTACCtatctgcatctcacaaagacacagcggttgaacCAACATCTTacttttggactcatcagacaccAGAAAGATTTCCACCAGTTTAATTGTcaatgctcatgtttcttggcccaaccaagtctcttcttattatttgtgtccttttagTTTTCAGTGTAACTTCCTCATGAAGGCTgttggagaatgccaagagtgtacaaaaatctgtgatcaaggcaaagggtgtgaagaatctcaaatataaaatatattttgatttgtttaacactttttttggttactacatgattacatatgtgttatttcatagttttgatatcttcactattattcaacaatgcataaaatagtaaaaataaagaaaaacccttgaatgagtaggtgtccaaacttttgactggtactgtatgtaaactttgtgTAAACTCCGCTGTCTGTGTTCTATCTctaaatgttgtctatcactagcagcaccatatcaccaagaaACATTTttagtatgtgtaaatgtatttggtgaATAAAGGTTATTCTGAACTTTATGTTCAGTCGTTTTACTGCTTCTCAYGGTTCTATAATTGAAAACTGACATGGTTTGAAATGCGAACTGATGTTGATTGAGGACCGGTAGCCAACAACGTTAGAAGGGAATGGGAGTCCTCTACGCACCTACAGTTTAATCATTAGCAGTCAGTGTACTTTCCACAATAGGCCTATTGTMTGTACTTAAAACAGTCATTGTAATACTCTGTGCACCATCACCACAAGGACACAAGGTAGGTTTTAGAGAGTCGGAGAACCTCTGCTACTCCTGTCTGGTTCTATAACGCCACACTGCCTAACTCACTTTTCTCTCCTTTATCCCTCTCTGACCTGTATTTCTCATCCACTAGATAAAAGGAGAGGGATGGTCATAATGGTGTAATTGAACAGGGGACCTCTCACACACCAAACCAACCATTAGACSAAGAGAAAAWCCTTGAGGTCTCAAAGTGACATTTGGGCATAAAACTCTCAGGCACGACTACCTCATCACGAAGGCGTGGCGATTCCAAATAACCMCTACTACAATGGCAACCACAGCCCCTACGCCGGTGCCTCTGACGGTCCTGTGTCGCTGGTACCTGTACGCCATCCACGGCTACTTCTGTGAGGTCATGTTCACCGCYGCCTGGGAGTTTGTGGTCAACCGCGACTGGAAGTTCCCTGGTGTTACCAGTGTGTGGGCTCTGTTCATCTACGGGACCTGCATCCTCATTGTGGAGCACATGTACCTGTCCCTCCGAGCTCTCCACTGCCCCCTGCTGCTGCGATGCCTCATCTATACCCTATGGACGTACATCTGGGAGTTCAGTACAGGGCTGTTGTTGACCCAGTTCGGGGCATGTCCCTGGGATTATTCCCATTTTCAGTATAACTTCATGGGGTTGATCACGGCAGAGTACGCCCTGCCATGGTTCTGTGCRTCGTTCATGATGGAGCAACTGGTTATACGCATCACACTGCGGCTAAGGATGGACACAGACGGAACAGAGGGCGTCAAGTCTGATGCAGGCGGGggagaagatgggggaggaggggggaggagacaaCGGGGTGAACAAGGAGGTACAGAGGTCAATGGTTTCCTGAAAGTGGACTGAGGACTGAGTAAAGACACTGAGGTCCGGTTTTAAAGACACTGATAAACCTAATAGTGGACTAAAAAGCCTTCTCAATGGATAATCtctattgaaagtgctttttagtccaggactaggcttaatctgggtccagaAAACGGTCCCTGAATCGTAACTCTTCCTtctgggaaatgtacactgtatttttatttaacaacaTTCAAAGTACTGTAGTTATGTATCTTCAGGTTGCAATCTGAAGTAAGTTCTGTGTTGACTATCACATTTGACTGGGTCCTAAAGCAATGCAATAGCTTCAATTAATTTGTCATGTGGAGAATGTTTTTCTAAAGTTAGTGATATAGTTCTGTATGCACTGCAGTCTGGTTCAAAAGGCAATTCATTTAGAGTAGTCTACAACTCAGTTAGGTGTACTcttataatgtactgtatgtattgcaCATGATTTAGAGTAGTCTACAACTCAGTTAGGTGTACTcttataatgtactgtatgtattacacATGCCCTAGCCTGCTATATGAATGATGTCTCAGGTACCTACATTAACTGTGGGCTGTATCTACTGTTCTTCCAAATGAATGAAATCAGGATTTCTATGTTCAGAACCAGAACCTTGGCAATGTCTAGAGTTACCCTCTTGTGGATTTGCACTCTAACCccatttgtcattttattttacctttatttaactaggcaagtcagttaagaacacattcttatttacaatgacagcctaggaacagtgggttaactgccttgttcaggggcagaatgacacatttcaccttgtcggctcggggatttgatctagaaacctttcagttactggcccaacactataaccacgaggctacctgctgaACTtggttcagtttatcaaccagctaattattagaatcaggtgcggtAGACTAGGGTTggggtgaaaacctacaggagagtagTGCTCTAGGAATTGATAAGATACAGCACCTGAAAGCTTGATCTGAAGACTCATATGAATACTGTATTACCACAAATCTTTCCCAACTTCCAAATCCAGGAGCTGGTGCGAGATTTGGTTCTGTGTTCCTTCAGAGATTATTTTGGACCAACAACAACCATAGGatttgacaagacagcacaaacagatgtggGACCTTAGAGATAGAATTACATTCTGTGTGTGGGACAACCAGGCTACCTCAAGCCACGCGGAATCACAAGCAGTAGATCAACAATGCAAAGTGATAAcgattatagttttttttttttcaatcgctttggtactattttcacaagtatgtggggaattttcaaaactcagtacaaaactccaaactgtaACGCACTTGTAAAACTTtttgtgcattcattttgtttgaagacatctttcaccacacaaccattgatccaaaGATCcaagtttactgtgaaatacaatgagaacattgatttaatcaccagaacacatttacatttacatttaagtcatttagcagacgctcttatccagagcgacttacaaattggaaagttcatacatattcatcctggtccccccgtggggaatgaacccacaacactggcgttgcaagcgccatgctctaccaactgagccacacggaccaTTTTTCAAAACACAACAAAGATATCTTctcaatttagttattttaacaaccagttaatcaatagtaaaaataaaataaaaatacatgtttaaaaattGCCCTTTGAATGTAACATGCTACTGTACTATAAATGACggtacattacactgttttcacattacaCTTGCACTACCCATTAAAATGTACTGAACCTCAAATGTCCATCATTTCTATACCATGTGTGATCAAAGGTGTGAAAATTGAAGACATCTTTCACAATCATTGATGCAGAAATGTAATGTACTGTTCAAGTATCACTGCAGCATACTGTAGGTGTATTGTAACCAATTGAAAGGAATGTAAAAAACAATTAACAGGCATTAGTTTGCATCAAAGGTTGTCTTGAGAATTTGGCCATAGGCTCATATGGACATGGCAGTAAATGTCCTCATGTCCTCATGTTCATGCTCGTGgggaaaaaccttttggcatggTGAATCCAAGCTTTACATAGGTCTGATGTCACTGCATGCTTCATCCATGGCCTGAATGAGGGTGGTACGCTCATGGGGATTGCAATCATACATCTTRTACCTGTATTGTaatcatgtattgtattttacagtattgaaTTGTACTTATGTATTATAGTGGTCCTGTACGTGGCTCAGTTCATAAGAGCACGGCACAAGCAACACCAGAGttatgggttcaattcccattcCCAGTTACAATGCAACTTTATTTAAGCGGAGTGACCCCCCCCATCAAAAAGACCCCAGCAACTTCGTTCTGGACACATATTTACTGTATAKGGGGTGCATTTGTTACATACATCACATCTCTGATCTGGTTAATATCAGATTTCTTAAAACTTACTATGAAGTCAAATCCTAGTCATCATTATAGTGCattatagtatactgtatattatacttTATGTGTTTCTAGTTtacagacatacattttcattatgtacAAAATCTGTGGTAGACAAAACACtttaaaatctataggtttaaCAAACAGTTCAGTGATTAGCAAACGTACCACATATTTGTGAAAATTGCACCGAAGGtatttacaatttttatttaaaaatgtaaaaatgtagtcCCTAACTGGTTATTTGAGTCTAATTTACTACTACCGGTATATGTCAGTAGGCCTAGAACATTGGGTGCTGCTAATGTCTTTATACAAGAAATCCATTGCTTTGATGATACAATTATAGTAATGAGAATTTACAAGCCACAGAAATGAAATATGcaatggaaagtgtgtgtgtgtgtgtctgcatgtttaGTGATGGTGGGGGAGAGGCTGATCTCTCACCACATAAACCTAAGACTTAGTATGCATGTAACAAAATCTGTTATTGTCAGGTGTACTTTTTTCCAAACCTTAGTTTTCTTGGTTTGACAAAAGAAAACTAATATTATGAAATACTGCACTGTATTATATCACACATTTTAACGATGTATTGTGTATAGTTTGTGGAATAAAYTTATTTATTTGACCATAAAATCTGTTGCTctttggttttaggctgggtatctgtaaatcACTCAGTGACAACTGCTGATTtcaaaagagctttataaaatacatttgtgagTTAGGTAAATAACCACTTCGCTTCACTACAGTCTCAGATGAGGGCCGCTCTATGCCAGCCAAGGAATTTCATTAGAGTTTTTTTTTATGGCTTTATTTTAATCACTTTGGCACTActttgtggtacattttcacaactctgaGAACAAAACTCCAAACTGTTCACACTTGTGACACAGCCAGTCTTTCAAAACCtgtcattgtgcattcatttggatTGTAAACATCTCTCACCACAACCATACGTCCTATCACACCATCTTCAGCGATAGTTGTGTGCATGGAGATGTTTCCCCAATGTTGTCCAGACATTGGACCGTCACCTGTTGGCGCCGTGGGCGGAACCACATCAGCCGAgttttggccaggttgaagcATGCTTCATTAACMAAGATATACTTGTCATGGTTCACAGCATCAAGCACCATCACCCTctacaaatatattttggttagttatTTTTTACAGGATAGTTCCAATATGATATTGTGAAGTAGCACATGCATCAAttagtaacagtaatacagtatctagttgtcacggccgtcgtcggaaggcccaggtgcagcgtggtgagcgtacattttMTTTTATTAATgtaaatgtcaccaacaaaacaagaaacgtaGACACAACCctgaagcttaacagggcattagtgccactaacaaagataactacccacaaacaccaaaggaaaaaaggctgcctaagtataattcccaatcagagacaacgaatgacagctgtccctgattgagaaccatacctggccaaaacatagaaatacaaaacatagaaataaagaacatagaatgcccacccaaatcacaccctgaccaaaccaaatagagacattaaaaggctctctaaggcgTGACACTAGAGCTGTACCTGAACATACTCGGCCCGCAGTTGTTTCACGTGGTCGTTGTTTCTCTCAAAAGGcaccaggtaaatgtgtttcatagataCCTGCTGCCTCAAAAGGCGGGCGATTGTTGGTAGGCTTATGAATGCCAAATTGGCAAAGGTGTCATCGTTCTCCTCAATGGCTGCTGAAGActgcaattaatcaaatggctaaccggcCCAAAATGTTTTAACACTGCTGYtactctctgtttattatctatgcattgtcactttaccccgacctacatgtacatattacctcaattactttgactaacctgtaccccgcacattgactcggtactggcaccccctgtatatagccctcgttattgttattttattgtgttattttttgaACTTTattcgtaaatattttcttaactctatttccttAAAACTGCAATGTTAAGGGCTTTTTACCACATGGTCAACGATGATGGCCCAGACTTCATTAGACACAACCAGTTTCCTACCGTCTGCCTCCCTCGCTCTGATGTCCATCTCGTTGACGAGACCATTCCCACCTCTTTCATGgggccatgcccacctctttgacggggcccagcccacctctttgacctctttgatgggggcccatcccacctctttgacctctttgatggggcccattcccacctctttgacctctttgatggggtcCATGCCCACTCTTTGACCTCTCTTGATGGGCCATGCCACCTCTTTgactctttgatggggcccaccCACCTCtttttgacct containing:
- the LOC111963054 gene encoding transmembrane protein 229B-like, translated to MATTAPTPVPLTVLCRWYLYAIHGYFCEVMFTAAWEFVVNRDWKFPGVTSVWALFIYGTCILIVEHMYLSLRALHCPLLLRCLIYTLWTYIWEFSTGLLLTQFGACPWDYSHFQYNFMGLITAEYALPWFCASFMMEQLVIRITLRLRMDTDGTEGVKSDAGGGEDGGGGGRRQRGEQGGTEVNGFLKVD